From the genome of Streptomyces sp. NBC_01116, one region includes:
- a CDS encoding zf-TFIIB domain-containing protein, translating into MMQCPKCHAQMNTYNRNGVQIEQCSGCRGIFLDYGELESLTRLESQWSQQAPPAPPAPQAYPAAPAAHAPAPAWGAPQHGGHGGHYGHHRQKGFGRMLFSS; encoded by the coding sequence ATGATGCAGTGCCCGAAGTGTCACGCGCAGATGAACACGTACAACCGCAACGGCGTTCAGATCGAGCAGTGCAGCGGTTGCCGGGGGATATTCCTCGACTACGGCGAACTGGAGTCGCTGACCCGCCTGGAGTCCCAGTGGTCCCAGCAGGCCCCGCCCGCGCCCCCCGCCCCGCAGGCCTACCCGGCCGCGCCGGCCGCCCACGCCCCCGCCCCCGCCTGGGGCGCGCCGCAGCACGGCGGGCACGGTGGGCACTACGGCCACCACCGCCAGAAGGGCTTCGGCCGGATGCTGTTCTCGTCCTGA
- a CDS encoding chorismate-binding protein, which translates to MSDLAPLARFDGLIASGLQDVTHDPAALDSSGFWAVCADFEGRSVCARFSDVRKEAVPPPVPGAWRGPATGDWTSSLDRDAYTAGVRRIREHIAAGDVYQANLCRVLSAPLPGGGAGADVDALTSLLARGNPAPYAGTIRLPGHGVEIATASPELFLRRDGRTVESGPIKGTGRTEDDLLAKDHAENVMIVDLVRNDLGRVCATGSVSVPDLCVVEKHPGLVHLVSTVRGRLADGAGWPELFSAAFPPGSVTGAPKSSALRIIAELERAPRGPYCGAIGWVDADRGTASLAVGIRTFWIDRAGPAPLLRFGTGAGITWGSDPEREWDETELKASRLLAVASGAYSETGRTAL; encoded by the coding sequence GTGTCCGACCTCGCCCCCTTGGCCCGTTTCGACGGCCTCATCGCCTCAGGTCTGCAGGATGTGACCCACGATCCCGCGGCTCTCGACTCATCCGGTTTCTGGGCGGTATGCGCCGATTTCGAAGGGCGCAGCGTCTGTGCCCGCTTCTCCGACGTGCGCAAGGAGGCGGTGCCTCCTCCCGTGCCCGGAGCGTGGCGCGGGCCCGCCACCGGGGACTGGACCTCCTCGCTGGACCGTGACGCCTACACGGCGGGCGTACGGCGGATCCGTGAACACATCGCGGCGGGCGACGTCTATCAGGCCAACCTCTGCCGGGTGCTCTCCGCACCGCTCCCCGGCGGCGGGGCCGGGGCCGATGTCGACGCCCTGACGTCCCTGCTCGCACGCGGCAACCCCGCCCCGTACGCCGGAACGATCCGGTTGCCGGGCCACGGCGTGGAGATCGCCACCGCCTCCCCGGAACTCTTCCTCCGGCGCGACGGGCGGACCGTGGAGTCCGGCCCGATCAAGGGCACCGGCCGGACCGAGGACGACCTGCTGGCGAAGGACCACGCGGAGAACGTGATGATCGTGGACCTGGTCCGCAACGACCTGGGCCGGGTCTGCGCCACCGGAAGCGTGAGCGTGCCCGATCTCTGCGTGGTGGAGAAGCACCCGGGTCTCGTCCACCTCGTCTCCACCGTCCGGGGCCGGCTGGCCGACGGAGCGGGCTGGCCCGAGCTGTTCTCGGCGGCCTTCCCGCCCGGCTCGGTCACCGGGGCGCCGAAGTCCAGCGCGCTGCGGATCATCGCCGAGCTGGAGCGGGCCCCGCGCGGACCGTACTGCGGTGCGATCGGCTGGGTCGACGCCGACCGGGGCACGGCCTCGCTCGCCGTCGGGATACGGACGTTCTGGATCGACCGGGCCGGGCCCGCGCCGCTGCTGCGGTTCGGGACCGGGGCCGGGATCACCTGGGGATCGGACCCGGAGCGCGAATGGGACGAGACCGAACTCAAGGCCTCCCGGCTGCTCGCTGTAGCGTCGGGTGCGTATTCGGAGACAGGAAGGACCGCGCTATGA
- a CDS encoding aminotransferase class IV: MRIWVNGGLRDADDARLSVLDHGLTVGDGIFETVRTSEGRPFALTRHLDRLTRSARGLGLPEPDHDEVRRAAAAVIDANPVALGRLRITYTGGLSPLGSDRGTDGPSLVVALDGVKRRPDSTAVITVPWTRNERGALAGLKTTSYAENVVALARARERGASEALFPNTADRLCEGTGSNVFVVLDGRIHTPPVASGCLAGITRALTVEWTGAEETDLPMDVLAEADEVFLTSTLRDVQAVHRLDDREPASKIGPVTAKAMRIFAERSGDDLDP; the protein is encoded by the coding sequence ATGAGGATCTGGGTCAACGGCGGACTGCGGGACGCCGACGACGCCCGGCTGTCGGTGCTCGACCACGGGCTGACCGTGGGCGACGGCATCTTCGAAACGGTGCGTACGAGCGAGGGGCGCCCCTTCGCGCTGACCCGGCACCTCGACCGCCTCACCCGTTCCGCCCGGGGCCTGGGGCTGCCCGAGCCGGACCACGACGAGGTCCGCCGCGCGGCCGCCGCGGTCATCGACGCCAATCCCGTCGCCCTGGGACGCCTGCGGATCACCTACACCGGCGGGCTGTCCCCGCTCGGCTCGGACCGGGGGACCGACGGACCGAGCCTCGTCGTCGCCCTCGACGGGGTGAAGCGCCGCCCGGACAGCACGGCGGTGATCACCGTCCCCTGGACGCGCAACGAACGCGGCGCGCTCGCCGGCCTGAAGACCACCTCGTACGCCGAGAACGTCGTCGCCCTGGCACGGGCACGGGAGCGGGGCGCGTCCGAGGCGCTGTTCCCCAACACCGCCGACCGCCTCTGCGAAGGCACCGGCTCCAACGTGTTCGTCGTCCTGGACGGCCGCATCCACACCCCGCCGGTGGCCTCCGGCTGCCTCGCCGGGATCACCCGCGCGCTGACCGTGGAGTGGACCGGGGCCGAGGAGACCGACCTCCCGATGGATGTTCTCGCCGAGGCCGACGAGGTGTTCCTTACCTCGACGCTCCGTGACGTCCAGGCCGTGCACCGCCTCGACGACCGCGAGCCGGCCTCCAAGATCGGGCCGGTGACGGCGAAGGCCATGCGGATCTTCGCCGAGCGGTCCGGCGACGACCTCGACCCGTAA